One window of Triticum dicoccoides isolate Atlit2015 ecotype Zavitan chromosome 5A, WEW_v2.0, whole genome shotgun sequence genomic DNA carries:
- the LOC119301934 gene encoding 7-deoxyloganetin glucosyltransferase-like — translation MATVAAAGSSVEKRHAVFFPFPAQGHVKPALQLARLLHRCHGFQVTFVHTEHNRRRLLRSRGPGALDGVPGFRFAAVPDGLPPSEADASQDMAALLSTTEALVPPFRSLVSGLLPPASCVISDVEHVLYASKQMGLPCVTFWTSSAFAFMACQQCQRLVDMGIVPSKAEQLRNGHLDDTVLDLVPGMPKDIRLRDFPSFIRTTDPDDAMLKILLRSMACRRTTPSAVIFHTFDEIDREAMAAMSTILPPIYAVGPLPLLLDQVSSTTASVVDTLESNLSKENYACLEWLNGKGPNSVLYVSFGSIATLTREQLVEFAWGLANSKKDFLWVIRNDQVINGDDDPAAAAVLPPEFQEETKARSHVTSWCPQEAVLRHEATCAFLTHCGWNSALESIGAGVPMLCWPFGADQYTNTRYVCSEWRLGLEIGGGDVNRDEVEAAIREVMDGGDKGKAMTRMAMEWKEKATAAALTGGPSWVNLEKVVDEVLAVHPSKISDTES, via the exons ATGGCGACCGTGGCAGCCGCAGGATCGTCGGTGGAGAAGCGTCACGCCGTGTTCTTCCCTTTCCCGGCGCAGGGCCACGTCAAGCCGGCGCTCCAGCTGGCCAGGCTCCTCCACCGTTGCCATGGGTTTCAGGTCACCTTCGTCCACACGGAGCacaaccgccgccgcctcctccgctcgCGAGGCCCCGGCGCGCTGGACGGGGTGCCCGGGTTCCGCTTCGCCGCCGTCCCGGACGGCCTGCCCCCGTCCGAGGCGGACGCGTCGCAGGACATGGCTGCCCTGCTGTCCACCACGGAGGCCCTGGTCCCGCCCTTCCGGAGCCTCGTCTCCGGCCTCCTCCCGCCGGCGTCCTGCGTCATCTCCGACGTCGAGCACGTCCTGTACGCGTCCAAGCAGATGGGCCTTCCCTGCGTCACCTTCTGGACGTCGAGCGCGTTCGCCTTCATGGCCTGCCAGCAGTGCCAGCGGCTTGTCGACATGGGCATTGTCCCCTCAAAG GCTGAGCAGCTGAGGAATGGACACCTGGACGACACGGTCCTGGACTTGGTGCCGGGGATGCCCAAAGACATCCGCCTCAGAGACTTCCCGAGCTTCATCCGCACGACGGACCCCGACGACGCCATGCTCAAAATCCTCCTGCGCTCAATGGCGTGCCGCAGGACCACTCCGTCCGCCGTCATCTTCCACACCTTCGACGAGATCGATCGCGAGGCCATGGCGGCCATGTCCACCATCCTGCCACCGATCTACGCCGTCGGACCATTGCCGCTCCTTCTCGATCAAGTTTCTAGCACCACTGCCAGTGTGGTTGACACGTTAGAATCAAATCTATCCAAGGAGAACTACGCCTGCCTAGAGTGGCTGAATGGCAAGGGGCCAAACTCGGTGCTCTACGTGAGCTTCGGCAGCATAGCAACGCTGACGAGGGAGCAACTGGTGGAGTTCGCGTGGGGTTTGGCCAATAGCAAAAAGGACTTCCTGTGGGTGATCAGAAACGATCAAGTGATCAACGGCGACGACgaccccgctgccgccgccgtgcTGCCACCGGAGTTCCAGGAGGAGACGAAGGCGAGGAGCCACGTGACGAGCTGGTGCCCGCAGGAGGCGGTGCTCCGTCACGAGGCGACGTGCGCGTTCCTGACGCACTGCGGGTGGAACTCCGCCCTGGAGAGCATCGGCGCCGGGGTGCCGATGCTCTGCTGGCCCTTCGGCGCCGACCAGTACACGAACACGAGGTACGTTTGCTCGGAGTGGCGCCTCGGCTTGGAGATCGGCGGCGGCGATGTCAATAGGGACGAGGTGGAGGCGGCCATCCGGGAGGTGATGGATGGAGGAGACAAGGGAAAAGCGATGACGAGAATGGCCATGGAATGGAAGGAGAAGGCGACCGCGGCtgcactgacgggtgggccctctTGGGTCAATCTGGAGAAGGTGGTCGATGAGGTGCTTGCTGTGCACCCTAGCAAGATTAGTGATACGGAATCATGA